A genomic stretch from Flavobacterium sp. KS-LB2 includes:
- a CDS encoding chloride channel protein — MFKKYISKLETIIAFAQSMLTPKQFIFLSAVLVGISSAFAVIVLKTFAHWVFSFATYVSGILKLGFINSILPIIGILLTVLVIKKVLGGTIQKGTSQILYAVAKKASIIPKKQMYAQIVTSSLTVGLGGSAGLESPIVITGAAFGSNYAQKYKLSYKDRTLLIGCGVAAGIAAAFNAPIAGVLFAVEVLLVDVSIAAFTPIMIAAATGALVSVIALNEEILLSFKRQQSFDYHNIAFYILLGLFTGFISVYYSRNFQRVEHFFARLKLSPYKKALFGASILAILIFIFPTLFGEGYESIKTLSENDPGKLLENTLFSGFRDNSWALLAFVGLTMMLKVFATGITLGSGGNGGNFAPSLFLGSYVGFFFSKFLNLTGLTKLPVSNFTLVGMAGILSGLFHAPLTAIFLIAEITGGYNLMIPLMIVASISLAISKRFEKHSMDVKNLAQKGHAFTSNKDTNVLSTLETSSIIQTDFLTVTPNENLERLVDLISHSNQVIFAVVDTEKNLLGVVHFNDIREIIFNSYRVKYTLVKEIMIAPAEIISPDDSMEMVMNKFEKSRKAFLPVLKEGKYYGFISKSIALEAYRTKLKSMTIE; from the coding sequence ATGTTCAAAAAATATATTTCGAAATTAGAAACCATAATAGCTTTTGCGCAATCCATGTTGACGCCAAAGCAGTTCATATTTTTATCAGCAGTTTTAGTTGGTATATCATCAGCGTTTGCAGTAATTGTTCTAAAAACTTTTGCGCATTGGGTATTCTCATTTGCTACGTATGTCAGTGGAATTTTGAAATTGGGCTTTATCAATAGTATTCTGCCCATAATTGGTATTTTACTAACAGTTTTAGTTATTAAGAAAGTTTTGGGAGGAACCATCCAAAAAGGAACTTCACAAATTTTATATGCTGTAGCCAAAAAAGCAAGTATAATTCCCAAAAAGCAAATGTATGCTCAAATCGTAACTAGTTCCCTGACAGTTGGTTTAGGAGGTTCCGCAGGTTTAGAAAGCCCAATTGTAATTACGGGAGCTGCTTTCGGATCTAATTATGCCCAAAAATATAAATTGAGTTATAAAGATAGGACACTTCTTATAGGTTGTGGTGTTGCTGCAGGAATCGCAGCAGCTTTTAACGCTCCAATTGCAGGAGTATTATTTGCTGTTGAAGTACTCTTGGTAGATGTTAGTATTGCAGCATTTACACCCATCATGATAGCAGCAGCAACTGGAGCCTTAGTTTCTGTAATAGCATTGAATGAGGAAATCTTATTATCCTTCAAACGGCAACAAAGTTTTGATTATCATAATATTGCTTTCTACATTCTTTTAGGTTTATTTACCGGATTTATTTCGGTTTACTACTCTCGTAATTTCCAGAGAGTGGAACATTTTTTTGCAAGACTCAAATTATCTCCTTATAAAAAAGCATTATTTGGGGCTTCCATTTTAGCGATACTTATTTTTATATTTCCGACACTTTTTGGAGAAGGATACGAAAGTATTAAAACTTTATCAGAGAATGATCCTGGGAAATTATTAGAAAACACATTATTTAGTGGTTTTAGAGACAATAGTTGGGCTTTATTAGCATTTGTTGGTTTGACCATGATGCTGAAAGTTTTTGCAACTGGAATTACTTTAGGCAGTGGTGGTAATGGAGGAAATTTTGCTCCTTCCCTATTTCTGGGCTCTTATGTTGGTTTCTTTTTCTCTAAATTTTTAAATCTGACGGGACTTACTAAATTGCCTGTTAGCAATTTCACATTGGTGGGAATGGCAGGAATATTAAGTGGTTTGTTTCATGCTCCTTTGACTGCTATATTCTTGATTGCAGAAATTACAGGTGGATATAACTTGATGATTCCACTTATGATTGTAGCTTCAATTAGTTTAGCAATTTCTAAACGATTTGAAAAACATTCTATGGATGTAAAAAATCTAGCACAAAAAGGACACGCGTTCACTAGTAATAAAGATACTAATGTACTTTCAACATTAGAAACGAGTTCTATAATTCAAACAGATTTTCTAACGGTAACTCCTAATGAGAATCTAGAGAGACTGGTAGATTTAATTTCTCATTCCAATCAAGTTATTTTTGCAGTCGTTGATACTGAAAAAAACTTATTGGGTGTAGTTCATTTTAATGATATTCGAGAAATAATATTCAATTCATACCGAGTAAAATATACTTTGGTAAAGGAAATAATGATTGCCCCCGCAGAAATAATTTCTCCAGATGACAGCATGGAAATGGTGATGAATAAGTTTGAAAAATCAAGAAAAGCGTTCTTACCTGTTCTCAAAGAAGGCAAATATTATGGTTTTATTTCTAAATCTATTGCGCTGGAAGCCTATAGAACCAAATTAAAATCAATGACGATTGAATAA
- a CDS encoding membrane metalloprotease, producing MKKIFTLLVLVLFLSVTSCSNEDDPLDNPVAINPVINKQPTGSSANDLLSDKKFKSMVIEVVYVTGFEPSSTAINNFVNFLTARTYKPSGIRVVKRSIPSPGNSPYTNEEIVSIEDANRTKYNNADEIAVWAFFADGKSSKDTDTSVILGTAYRNTSFVIYEQTIQGLSDSPFEPNRSLLETTVITHEFGHILGLTNLGTDLQSNHEDAEHPKHCIEKTCLMYWSSEFGGGIGNMVSSGAAPQLDAQCIADLKANGGR from the coding sequence TTGAAAAAAATATTTACATTACTCGTGCTAGTTTTGTTTCTCTCAGTAACCTCCTGTTCAAATGAAGATGATCCCTTAGATAATCCAGTTGCAATAAATCCAGTAATTAATAAACAGCCAACAGGAAGCTCTGCCAACGATTTATTATCTGATAAAAAGTTCAAGAGTATGGTTATTGAAGTGGTGTATGTAACTGGTTTTGAACCAAGCAGTACCGCAATTAATAATTTTGTAAACTTTCTTACAGCAAGAACATATAAACCAAGTGGTATTCGTGTTGTTAAACGTTCTATACCTTCGCCTGGAAATTCGCCTTACACCAATGAAGAAATTGTAAGCATTGAAGATGCGAACAGAACAAAATACAATAATGCTGATGAAATAGCGGTTTGGGCATTTTTTGCAGATGGAAAATCTTCAAAGGATACAGATACATCGGTTATTCTTGGAACGGCTTACAGAAATACTTCTTTTGTTATTTACGAACAGACAATTCAAGGTCTGAGTGATAGCCCATTTGAACCCAACAGAAGTCTATTAGAAACAACAGTAATTACACATGAATTCGGGCATATATTAGGCTTGACAAATCTTGGTACTGACTTGCAAAGCAATCACGAAGATGCTGAACATCCAAAACATTGTATTGAAAAAACCTGTTTGATGTATTGGTCTTCAGAGTTCGGAGGTGGTATTGGTAATATGGTTTCTTCAGGTGCAGCACCACAACTCGATGCACAATGTATAGCTGATCTTAAGGCCAATGGTGGTAGGTAA
- the ggt gene encoding gamma-glutamyltransferase gives MKKILFLLAFAVLGCKSNEKTVEPTGLVTSKAMVVSAREEASQIGVEILKKGGNAFDAMVATELALAVAHPQAGNIGGGGFMVFRKANGETGAIDYREKAPLAASKDMFLDEKGNVIEGKSRETALASGIPGTIAGIFEVHKKYGSLPISEILKPVIALAERGVVVTKFQAESLAYYRASFIKSNGKNSLFSKAYKENDTIKYTALAATLKRIAQNGRDEFYKGETAQKLIAFLAKKGGNATLEDLNSYNAKWRTPITFQYKNLKITSMSPPSSGGICLNQIMKMIEPFNLSQMGHNSAKTIQVITEAERRAYADRNYFLGDPDFVKLPIKELLSPSYLEKRMNDFSFDKASKSSDIAHGVIKGYESNQTTHYSIVDAAGNAVSATTTLNDNYGSKIYCDELGFFLNNQMDDFSAKPGVPNLYGLTGSEANSIAPGKRMLSSMTPTIVEKDDKLFMAVGTPGGSTIITSVLQTILNVFEFDMSMQEAVNAPRFHHQWLPDEITFEPNSFDKELLNSLKKKGYIINEKNKEIIGEVDAILILPNGKLEGGADKRGDNKAVGF, from the coding sequence ATGAAAAAAATACTTTTTCTGCTTGCTTTTGCCGTTTTAGGTTGTAAATCGAATGAAAAAACGGTAGAACCCACTGGTTTAGTTACTTCAAAAGCTATGGTAGTTTCAGCGCGTGAAGAAGCTTCGCAAATTGGAGTTGAAATCCTAAAAAAAGGTGGAAATGCATTTGACGCGATGGTTGCCACAGAACTGGCTTTGGCAGTTGCTCATCCACAAGCTGGAAATATTGGTGGTGGCGGTTTCATGGTTTTCAGAAAAGCCAATGGCGAAACGGGAGCTATCGATTATAGAGAAAAAGCACCTTTGGCAGCGTCTAAAGATATGTTTCTGGACGAAAAAGGAAATGTAATCGAAGGTAAAAGTAGAGAAACGGCTTTGGCATCTGGAATTCCGGGTACCATTGCAGGAATATTTGAAGTACACAAAAAATATGGTTCTTTACCCATAAGTGAAATTCTGAAACCTGTAATTGCCTTAGCCGAAAGAGGCGTTGTTGTTACTAAATTTCAAGCCGAAAGTTTGGCTTATTACAGAGCTTCCTTTATAAAAAGCAATGGTAAGAACAGTTTGTTTTCTAAAGCATATAAAGAAAATGATACTATAAAATATACAGCACTAGCAGCAACATTAAAACGAATTGCCCAAAACGGTCGGGATGAGTTTTACAAAGGAGAAACAGCTCAAAAGTTGATTGCTTTTCTGGCTAAAAAAGGTGGAAATGCCACATTAGAAGATTTAAATAGTTATAATGCCAAGTGGCGAACTCCAATTACTTTTCAATATAAAAATTTAAAAATTACTTCGATGTCTCCGCCAAGCAGCGGTGGAATTTGTCTGAATCAAATCATGAAAATGATTGAGCCTTTCAATCTTTCACAAATGGGACACAACAGCGCAAAAACAATTCAAGTAATTACAGAAGCAGAACGAAGAGCGTATGCTGACAGGAACTATTTCTTAGGTGATCCTGATTTTGTAAAACTTCCGATAAAAGAATTACTAAGTCCATCCTATTTAGAAAAAAGAATGAATGATTTTTCATTCGATAAGGCTTCTAAATCTTCGGATATTGCCCATGGAGTAATCAAAGGATATGAAAGCAACCAAACCACACATTATTCTATTGTAGATGCAGCCGGAAATGCAGTTTCAGCAACGACTACTTTAAATGATAATTATGGTTCTAAAATATATTGTGATGAATTGGGTTTCTTTTTGAATAATCAAATGGACGATTTCAGTGCCAAACCAGGAGTTCCTAACTTATACGGACTCACTGGAAGCGAGGCCAACAGCATTGCTCCGGGAAAAAGAATGTTGAGTTCTATGACACCTACGATTGTCGAAAAAGACGATAAACTTTTCATGGCTGTAGGAACGCCGGGAGGTTCCACCATTATAACATCGGTGTTGCAAACGATATTGAATGTGTTTGAATTTGACATGAGTATGCAAGAAGCCGTGAATGCACCCCGTTTCCACCATCAATGGTTGCCTGATGAAATTACTTTTGAACCGAATTCATTCGATAAAGAATTATTGAATAGCTTAAAGAAAAAAGGATATATCATCAATGAAAAAAACAAAGAAATCATTGGCGAAGTTGATGCTATTTTGATTCTTCCGAATGGGAAATTGGAAGGTGGCGCAGATAAAAGGGGTGATAATAAAGCCGTTGGTTTTTAA
- a CDS encoding DNA alkylation repair protein, translating to MNFILALETAFKQNRNPENAFAMAKYLKNNFPFFGIKTEQRRHIFKGIWKENKEEVSANAKEIALALYSKPEREFHYCAIEILIKELKRNYKKEDIQLIEKLINHNSWWDSVDTTAKYILGEYLLEFPLETKNVIERFSESENMWLNRSAILFQLGYKQKTNADFLFSECIKQAHSKEFFIQKAIGWALREYAKSNPETVTAFVKRSNLKPLSTKEALKNMS from the coding sequence ATGAACTTTATACTTGCCTTAGAAACCGCTTTTAAGCAAAATAGGAATCCAGAAAATGCTTTTGCGATGGCAAAATACCTGAAAAACAACTTTCCTTTTTTTGGAATAAAAACCGAACAGAGAAGGCATATTTTCAAGGGAATTTGGAAAGAAAACAAAGAAGAAGTTTCAGCAAACGCAAAGGAAATTGCATTAGCTTTATATTCCAAACCAGAGCGAGAATTTCATTATTGTGCCATTGAAATTTTAATTAAAGAACTCAAGAGAAATTATAAAAAAGAAGACATTCAACTGATTGAAAAACTGATTAATCACAATTCTTGGTGGGACAGCGTGGATACAACAGCAAAATACATTTTAGGTGAATATCTGTTGGAATTTCCATTGGAAACTAAAAATGTGATAGAACGATTTTCAGAATCAGAAAATATGTGGCTAAACCGAAGTGCTATTTTATTTCAGTTAGGTTATAAACAAAAAACGAATGCTGATTTTTTATTCTCTGAATGTATAAAACAAGCGCATTCAAAGGAATTTTTTATTCAAAAGGCAATTGGTTGGGCGTTACGGGAATATGCGAAATCAAATCCTGAAACTGTAACAGCATTTGTAAAAAGGAGTAATTTAAAGCCATTAAGTACAAAAGAAGCGTTGAAAAATATGTCTTAA
- the glmM gene encoding phosphoglucosamine mutase: MTLIKSISGIRGTIGGKVGDNLTPVDAVKFASAYGTWLKKYIGKDKITVVVGRDARISGPMIHNLVVNTLIGLGIDVIDLGLSTTPTVEVAVPLEKAEGGIILTASHNPKQWNALKLLNEKGEFLNGEEGLKILEIAEAEAFDFSDVDDLGAIMINDAYMDIHIDEVLNLPLVDVDAVKEAKFKVVVDGVNSSGGIIIPRLLELMGVEVVELYCEPNGHFPHNPEPLKEHLTDISELVVKEKADLGIVVDPDVDRLAFICEDGEMFGEEYTLVACADYVLSKTPGNTVSNMSSSRALRDVTNLHNGSYEASAVGEVNVVELMKKNNAVIGGEGNGGIIYPELHYGRDSLVGVALFLTHLANKKMPVSALRASYPEYYMSKNKIELTPQIDVDAILVAMTEKYKNEDITTIDGVKIDFAENWVHLRKSNTEPIIRIYTEAASQEKADALALRIIDEIKAVAGI, translated from the coding sequence ATGACTTTAATAAAATCAATATCGGGAATTCGTGGAACAATAGGAGGTAAAGTTGGGGATAACCTGACACCTGTTGATGCAGTTAAATTTGCTTCGGCGTATGGAACTTGGTTGAAAAAATATATTGGAAAAGATAAAATCACTGTTGTTGTAGGTCGTGACGCTCGTATTTCGGGACCAATGATTCACAATTTGGTGGTAAATACTTTAATTGGTTTAGGAATTGACGTGATTGATTTAGGACTTTCAACAACGCCAACGGTTGAAGTTGCTGTTCCGTTAGAAAAAGCCGAAGGTGGAATTATCCTTACTGCTTCCCACAATCCAAAACAATGGAATGCCTTGAAATTATTGAATGAAAAAGGGGAATTCTTAAACGGAGAAGAAGGACTGAAAATTCTTGAAATTGCAGAGGCAGAAGCCTTTGATTTCTCGGATGTGGATGATTTGGGAGCCATTATGATTAACGATGCATACATGGATATTCATATTGATGAAGTATTGAATTTGCCTTTGGTAGACGTTGATGCTGTAAAAGAAGCTAAATTCAAAGTGGTTGTTGATGGTGTGAATTCTTCAGGTGGAATTATTATTCCAAGATTATTAGAATTAATGGGCGTTGAAGTAGTCGAATTATACTGCGAACCAAACGGTCATTTTCCTCATAATCCGGAACCTTTGAAAGAACATTTGACTGATATTTCGGAGTTGGTTGTAAAAGAAAAAGCAGATTTAGGAATTGTCGTGGATCCTGATGTGGATCGTTTGGCTTTCATTTGTGAAGATGGTGAAATGTTTGGTGAAGAATACACTTTGGTGGCTTGCGCCGATTATGTATTGAGTAAAACACCAGGGAATACGGTTTCTAATATGTCTTCTTCTCGTGCATTGCGTGATGTCACTAATTTGCATAACGGAAGCTACGAAGCAAGTGCCGTGGGCGAGGTTAACGTGGTAGAATTAATGAAAAAAAATAACGCAGTAATAGGTGGCGAAGGAAACGGCGGAATCATTTATCCGGAATTGCATTACGGTCGTGATAGTTTGGTAGGCGTAGCTTTGTTTTTAACGCATTTGGCCAACAAAAAAATGCCTGTTTCTGCTTTGCGTGCTTCGTATCCAGAATATTACATGAGCAAAAACAAAATTGAATTGACACCACAAATTGATGTCGATGCGATTCTTGTAGCCATGACGGAGAAATACAAAAATGAAGATATTACCACTATTGACGGTGTGAAAATTGACTTTGCTGAAAATTGGGTTCACCTTAGAAAATCGAATACAGAACCAATTATTCGAATTTATACGGAAGCAGCTTCTCAAGAAAAAGCAGATGCTTTGGCATTACGAATCATTGATGAAATAAAAGCGGTAGCTGGAATATAA
- a CDS encoding acyl carrier protein phosphodiesterase: MNFLAHIYLSGDNDLIKIGNFMADGIRGKHFESYPLEIQKGIILHRAIDTYTDAHPIFRKSTKRLHEKYHHYAGVIVDVFYDHFLAKNWNSYSNEKLDQFVARFYQSLHDNHINLSERTKGMMPYMIEQNWLVSYQTVEGINRILTQMDQRTKNQSKMRFATNELSEFYTQFEEEFTNFFQELILFSNTKIITL; this comes from the coding sequence ATGAATTTTCTAGCACACATCTATCTTTCCGGTGATAATGATTTAATCAAAATTGGCAATTTCATGGCCGATGGAATTCGTGGAAAACATTTTGAAAGTTATCCTTTAGAAATTCAAAAAGGAATCATTTTACATCGTGCCATTGATACTTATACCGACGCTCATCCCATTTTTAGAAAAAGCACCAAACGCCTTCATGAAAAATACCATCATTACGCAGGTGTAATCGTTGATGTTTTTTACGATCATTTTTTGGCTAAAAACTGGAACAGTTATTCTAATGAAAAATTGGATCAATTTGTAGCACGATTTTATCAGTCTTTGCACGATAACCATATCAATCTTTCTGAAAGAACCAAAGGAATGATGCCCTATATGATTGAACAAAACTGGTTAGTGAGTTATCAAACCGTGGAAGGAATCAATCGGATTTTGACCCAAATGGATCAGCGAACCAAAAATCAATCTAAAATGCGATTTGCCACTAATGAACTTTCTGAATTTTATACCCAATTTGAAGAGGAATTCACCAATTTCTTTCAAGAATTAATCCTATTTTCGAATACTAAAATAATCACTTTATGA
- the ggt gene encoding gamma-glutamyltransferase has translation MKKIVILLSVLSIGCKTQNAVVQPTGLVANEAMVVSAREEASKIGVEIMKKGGNAFDAMVATELALAVAYPFAGNLGGGGFMVYRKANGEIGSLDYREKAPLAATKDMFLDDKGNVIKGKSTESPLAIGVPGTIAGVFAVHEKLGSLPIEEILKPVIELAERGVIVTKKQEDRLAAYRDKIIKVNGNKTLFATAFKENDVIKYPALAGTLKRISKNGRDEFYKGETAKILVKYLQEKGAIITLEDLAKYEAKWRTPLTFDYKDLKIISMPPPSSGGICLAEIFKMIAPFDLAKMGHNSTEAIQVIVEAERRAYADRSYYLGDPDFVKIPLKALMADDYLKQRMSNFSFKKATLSSEIKEGKVTYNESTETTHYSIVDQFGNAVSSTTTLNDGYGSKYYCDELGFFLNNEMDDFSAKPGEPNMFGLVGNEANSIAPKKRMLSSMTPTILEKNGKLFMVVGSPGGSTIITSVLQTILNVYEYSLSMQEAVNAPRFHHQWLPDLITFEPNTFDTKTFETLKSKGYLINEKTTPVIGKVDAILVLPNKKIEGGADFRGDDKAVGF, from the coding sequence ATGAAAAAAATTGTTATTCTATTGAGTGTTCTTTCTATTGGTTGCAAAACCCAAAATGCAGTGGTTCAACCCACAGGACTTGTTGCTAATGAAGCAATGGTCGTTTCGGCACGCGAAGAAGCTTCCAAAATTGGAGTTGAAATAATGAAAAAAGGCGGTAATGCTTTTGATGCAATGGTGGCAACCGAATTGGCTTTGGCTGTAGCCTACCCTTTTGCAGGAAATCTTGGCGGTGGCGGTTTTATGGTGTACCGAAAAGCAAATGGCGAAATTGGTTCTTTGGATTACCGAGAAAAAGCGCCATTAGCAGCTACAAAAGATATGTTTCTGGACGATAAAGGAAATGTCATTAAAGGAAAAAGTACTGAATCTCCACTAGCTATTGGAGTTCCCGGAACGATTGCAGGTGTTTTTGCAGTTCATGAAAAATTGGGTTCATTACCCATTGAAGAAATTCTGAAACCTGTAATTGAGTTAGCAGAAAGAGGTGTTATTGTTACCAAAAAACAAGAAGACCGATTGGCTGCATATCGAGACAAAATTATAAAAGTAAATGGCAACAAAACATTATTTGCAACTGCTTTCAAAGAAAATGATGTAATCAAATATCCTGCGCTGGCAGGTACTTTAAAAAGGATTTCAAAAAATGGCAGAGATGAATTTTACAAAGGCGAAACTGCTAAAATATTAGTCAAATACCTTCAGGAAAAAGGAGCGATAATCACCTTAGAAGATTTGGCAAAATACGAAGCTAAATGGAGAACGCCACTCACTTTTGATTATAAAGATTTAAAGATAATTTCTATGCCTCCACCCAGCAGTGGCGGAATATGTCTGGCTGAAATATTCAAAATGATAGCGCCTTTTGACTTGGCTAAAATGGGACATAATTCAACAGAAGCCATTCAAGTTATCGTAGAAGCCGAAAGAAGAGCGTATGCCGACAGAAGTTATTATCTGGGCGATCCTGATTTTGTAAAAATCCCTTTGAAAGCTTTAATGGCAGATGATTATTTGAAACAACGAATGTCAAATTTTAGTTTTAAAAAAGCGACTTTATCATCGGAAATAAAAGAAGGAAAAGTAACGTATAATGAAAGTACAGAAACTACCCATTATTCAATTGTAGATCAGTTTGGAAATGCAGTTTCGTCTACTACTACCTTAAACGACGGTTATGGTTCTAAATATTATTGTGATGAATTAGGCTTTTTTCTCAACAACGAAATGGATGATTTCAGTGCCAAACCAGGTGAACCCAATATGTTTGGATTAGTAGGAAATGAAGCCAATAGCATTGCACCAAAAAAACGAATGTTGAGTTCCATGACACCAACTATTTTAGAGAAAAACGGAAAATTATTTATGGTAGTGGGTTCTCCTGGGGGTTCTACGATTATCACATCGGTGTTGCAAACGATATTAAATGTTTACGAGTATAGTTTGAGTATGCAGGAAGCGGTTAACGCTCCCCGTTTTCACCACCAATGGTTGCCGGATTTAATCACTTTTGAGCCTAATACTTTCGACACTAAAACCTTCGAAACCTTGAAATCAAAAGGATATCTTATCAATGAAAAAACGACTCCCGTAATAGGAAAAGTGGATGCAATTTTGGTCTTACCAAATAAAAAAATCGAGGGTGGTGCTGATTTTAGAGGAGACGATAAAGCCGTAGGATTCTAA